A genomic stretch from Longibacter salinarum includes:
- a CDS encoding FtsX-like permease family protein, whose protein sequence is MPSCDMLRSYLNLAIRTLRRRVGYTLVNVVGLTIGLGCCAVIAVFLQYELSFDTHHDDANSIYRIYTQFEDNAFSDIQFPSFNQSTAEDQMVVPRRIAREVPGVDDVAQFVILPTPLFVENPKGQRFESDRQLITNTGAAFGRMFTFSRIAGASVEKALSEPRSIVLTERTATKYFGDANPIGQTLSVGSSTTATVRSVVEDPPMNTRIRFDLALSVTRIPRWAAFRYVKLKPSVRPETVQPKIATILNESSASLRERKADGTLIGHFLQPLTSIHLADRMLYDRTPHRNPAYLWAFGAIGLLVLAITIINYANLALAIYAGRNAEIGIRKALGGHRTQLARQFLVESSVLALACVPLAVGLCAAIIPGFNALMDTGISLWSVFDPIVLASLTVLALAAGLGAASYPAFVLAKKQTVNLFDHGFSTGTRKTWSLRHGLIALQFIVLIGLGGLSWIVYNQLDFMQNSDLGYPVDTIVQLTSVQADSTQYQQLKRRMNESPHILAVGIGARPRQRLNRGPCGVTGLETDYSGCDYERVDPDWFEVVGIDNAAVERIREAGPSAPEQVVVNQAFAEMVSAEIESPVGRGMINVPDRPPETPPPIVGVIPNLHTNSMRHEISPTHYHVVAAPPYAYQPVMRIASGRTREAMAHAEAVLSDMFPNTPLEISFFDDTVAELYEQERRFGTLVTILSMLAIVLASIGLAGLVAYLTRMRMREIGIRKALGGSVASILVLLNREYVQLVAAGFVVGAPLAWWAGQMWLDQFAYQTSISPWIFVATGVGAIMVAIAAVSTQAYRAARVDPAHVLRSE, encoded by the coding sequence ATGCCGTCCTGCGACATGCTTCGCTCGTACCTCAATCTCGCTATTCGTACGCTCCGCCGCCGCGTTGGCTATACGCTCGTCAACGTCGTCGGTCTGACGATCGGACTCGGGTGCTGTGCTGTGATCGCCGTCTTTCTCCAGTACGAGCTGAGCTTTGACACGCACCACGACGATGCAAACAGCATCTATCGGATCTACACGCAGTTCGAGGACAACGCGTTTTCCGATATTCAATTTCCGAGCTTTAACCAGTCAACGGCCGAAGATCAGATGGTCGTTCCCCGCCGCATCGCACGTGAGGTGCCCGGGGTGGATGACGTGGCGCAGTTCGTGATCCTCCCCACCCCTCTGTTTGTCGAAAATCCGAAGGGGCAACGATTCGAGTCGGATCGGCAACTGATCACAAATACGGGAGCGGCATTCGGCCGGATGTTTACGTTCTCTCGGATCGCGGGAGCCTCTGTCGAAAAGGCTCTCTCAGAACCCAGGTCGATCGTTCTAACCGAGCGGACGGCCACGAAATACTTTGGGGACGCAAACCCGATCGGTCAGACACTAAGCGTCGGTTCGTCGACGACGGCAACGGTGCGATCGGTGGTCGAGGATCCGCCGATGAATACGCGAATCCGCTTCGACCTCGCACTGTCTGTGACACGCATTCCACGGTGGGCTGCCTTCCGGTACGTAAAGCTGAAGCCGAGCGTCAGACCCGAGACCGTTCAACCCAAAATCGCGACCATCCTGAACGAGTCGTCAGCGTCGTTGAGGGAACGCAAGGCGGATGGCACGCTCATCGGCCACTTCCTCCAGCCGCTCACGAGCATTCATCTGGCCGATCGCATGCTGTATGACCGGACGCCCCACCGCAACCCGGCCTACCTCTGGGCTTTCGGTGCTATCGGACTGCTCGTCCTCGCGATCACCATCATCAACTACGCAAACCTCGCCCTTGCTATTTATGCCGGTAGAAATGCGGAAATCGGCATCCGAAAAGCGCTCGGGGGTCACCGGACGCAGCTTGCCCGCCAGTTTCTCGTGGAGTCGTCCGTCCTCGCGCTGGCCTGTGTGCCTCTCGCCGTCGGCCTCTGCGCGGCCATTATTCCCGGTTTCAACGCACTGATGGACACCGGCATCTCGCTCTGGTCGGTATTCGACCCGATTGTCCTGGCTTCATTGACTGTCCTCGCGCTAGCAGCAGGTCTTGGAGCCGCTAGCTACCCCGCGTTCGTGCTGGCCAAAAAGCAAACGGTGAACCTCTTCGACCACGGTTTTTCAACCGGTACGCGGAAAACGTGGTCGCTGAGACATGGGCTGATCGCACTTCAGTTCATTGTGCTTATCGGGCTCGGCGGGCTGAGCTGGATCGTGTACAACCAACTCGACTTCATGCAGAACAGCGACCTCGGGTATCCGGTCGACACCATCGTGCAGCTCACCTCTGTGCAAGCGGACAGCACGCAGTACCAGCAGTTGAAGCGCAGGATGAACGAATCACCACATATCCTCGCCGTGGGAATCGGGGCACGCCCACGGCAACGCCTCAACCGGGGCCCGTGTGGCGTGACCGGACTTGAAACGGACTACAGCGGCTGCGACTACGAGCGCGTCGATCCGGACTGGTTCGAGGTCGTGGGGATCGACAATGCGGCGGTCGAACGCATTCGGGAGGCCGGACCCAGCGCGCCGGAACAGGTCGTCGTCAATCAAGCCTTCGCCGAGATGGTATCGGCCGAGATCGAATCTCCCGTGGGTCGCGGCATGATCAACGTACCCGACCGCCCGCCTGAAACCCCACCTCCCATCGTGGGCGTGATCCCGAACCTGCACACCAATTCGATGCGGCACGAGATCTCTCCGACGCATTATCACGTCGTAGCCGCGCCTCCGTATGCATACCAGCCCGTAATGCGCATCGCTTCGGGACGAACTCGGGAAGCGATGGCTCATGCGGAAGCGGTGCTGTCCGACATGTTTCCGAATACGCCGCTCGAAATCTCGTTTTTCGACGACACCGTAGCCGAACTCTACGAGCAAGAACGCCGATTCGGCACCCTGGTGACGATTCTTTCGATGCTGGCGATCGTGCTCGCGTCGATCGGCCTGGCCGGTCTTGTCGCGTACCTGACACGGATGCGGATGCGAGAGATCGGCATTCGGAAGGCGCTCGGGGGATCGGTCGCGAGCATCCTCGTGCTACTCAACCGGGAGTACGTACAACTCGTAGCAGCAGGTTTTGTCGTCGGAGCCCCGCTGGCCTGGTGGGCGGGACAGATGTGGCTGGACCAGTTTGCCTACCAAACGAGCATCTCTCCCTGGATCTTCGTCGCGACCGGCGTGGGGGCCATCATGGTGGCTATCGCCGCTGTAAGCACGCAGGCCTATCGTGCCGCGCGCGTCGACCCCGCCCACGTGCTTCGGTCAGAATGA
- a CDS encoding PD40 domain-containing protein — protein sequence MSHPLRSTSILLLIASVALFGLTTEAVCAQNIQDLLDTTADRKGVIFAPGVISSPDSSESSPSITADGSTLVFTRYANYGQQVPYIATRIGHSEHDDAWDVQRAPFAEFVYNLAISPDGQTILYRPPRRGNSASKPTSRVFRVQKQPGGKWSDAEEIEELRKTRAGYFDLQEDGTLYLYARPGESDADPNKPRGVYRTHLNVDGSTEPLTFVGLHVSPSGSNTFDPDVFRNGRQMIVTRAGISAEEEETLGRKGFYLHRRSSDGWTKGQRLKLPYGWGATILPDSRMLYVHDGDLYVVSL from the coding sequence ATGTCCCACCCTCTCCGCTCGACATCGATTCTGCTACTGATCGCATCGGTCGCGCTTTTCGGCCTAACGACGGAAGCGGTGTGCGCTCAGAACATTCAGGATCTACTCGACACCACTGCCGACCGTAAAGGGGTTATCTTCGCTCCAGGCGTAATATCATCGCCGGATAGCAGCGAAAGCTCACCGTCAATCACTGCCGACGGCAGCACGCTGGTGTTTACGCGCTACGCAAACTACGGGCAGCAAGTCCCCTACATCGCCACGCGAATCGGTCACTCGGAGCATGACGACGCATGGGATGTCCAGCGCGCTCCATTCGCTGAATTCGTTTACAACCTGGCCATCTCCCCGGACGGCCAGACCATACTCTACCGGCCACCGCGTAGGGGCAACTCGGCATCGAAGCCTACGAGTCGCGTATTCCGCGTTCAAAAACAACCCGGGGGCAAGTGGAGCGATGCCGAAGAGATCGAGGAACTCAGAAAGACGCGCGCAGGGTACTTCGACCTCCAAGAGGACGGCACCCTGTACCTGTACGCACGACCCGGAGAGTCAGACGCTGACCCGAACAAACCGCGCGGCGTGTACCGGACCCATCTGAATGTCGACGGGTCGACCGAGCCTCTAACGTTCGTCGGCCTCCACGTCAGTCCGTCCGGATCGAATACATTCGACCCCGACGTATTCCGCAATGGGCGGCAGATGATCGTCACGCGAGCCGGAATCTCGGCGGAAGAAGAAGAGACGTTGGGCCGAAAAGGGTTTTACCTGCACCGGCGCAGCAGCGACGGGTGGACGAAAGGCCAGCGGCTGAAGCTTCCGTACGGCTGGGGTGCAACCATCCTACCAGACAGCCGGATGCTGTATGTGCATGACGGCGACCTGTACGTGGTATCACTGTAG
- a CDS encoding DUF4488 domain-containing protein — protein sequence MCPLTRRTSFLCLALLLWTAGSAFAQLPSNELEGTWRMVSQERVYPDSTVDTREEWGANYKILNSTHFAWGRETKNGEEVLAGGGRYEYHPERNIYVEHIEYHSSPGFQDVTLRFEAKVKGDRWIHVGDLGSYKLREVWERVDPQEAEQETVANSPVGNDDR from the coding sequence ATGTGCCCCCTTACTCGCCGCACCTCTTTCCTCTGTCTCGCACTCCTCCTTTGGACTGCCGGTAGCGCCTTCGCCCAGCTTCCTTCCAATGAGCTTGAAGGCACCTGGCGCATGGTGTCCCAGGAACGGGTGTATCCCGACTCCACGGTCGACACGCGTGAGGAATGGGGGGCGAATTACAAAATTCTCAACTCGACACACTTCGCCTGGGGACGGGAGACGAAGAACGGAGAGGAAGTTCTCGCCGGTGGGGGGCGCTATGAGTACCACCCCGAGCGCAACATCTACGTAGAGCATATCGAGTACCACTCGTCCCCCGGCTTTCAGGACGTGACGCTTCGTTTCGAGGCTAAGGTCAAGGGGGATCGATGGATTCATGTCGGAGACCTCGGCTCCTACAAGTTGCGCGAAGTCTGGGAACGCGTCGACCCGCAAGAAGCCGAACAGGAGACGGTTGCAAACTCTCCCGTCGGAAATGACGATCGGTAA
- the metH gene encoding methionine synthase, producing the protein MADLLQTLRDLCSQRILLLDGAMGTMIQRHDLTEEDFRGDRFADVDGDLQGNNDLLSITRPDIIGEIHRDYLAAGSDIVETNTFSSTSIAQADYDLSHIAYDLNVASAQIAREAADEFSTEDKPRFVAGAIGPTNKTLSVSPDVNDPGYRDVTFDEIHDAYLEQARGLVDGGVDILLVETVFDTLNCKAALVALQDLFDEIGRELPVMISGTVVDMSGRTLSGQTPAAFYESVSHMSSLLSVGLNCALGSKQMRPFIEELSDAAECLTSLYPNAGLPNEFGGYDETPDFMAEQLDDYAGEGWVNIVGGCCGTTPDHIEAFATVAANHTPRTPSERTPTLRVSGLEPLSLTPELGFVNIGERTNVTGSRRFRELIKNNDYETAISVARQQVENGAQMIDVNMDEGMLDSADAMKTFLQLIAAEPDIARVPIVLDSSKWEVIETGLKCVQGKAVVNSISMKEGEEEFLEHARLCRKYGAAVIVMAFDEDGQADTYERKIEICERAYRLLVDEIDFPPQDIIFDPNIFALATGIQEHNEYGTSFLDAVEWIKENLPHARTSGGLSNVSFSFRGNNPVREAMHTIFLYHAIQRGLDMAIVNAGQIEVYDEIDPELRDRIEDVVFNRRDDATERLVEMAEEIAERDTGKEAEQETAAWREEPVEDRIEHALVKGILDHIIEDTEEARDKYPSPLEVIEGPLMDGMNVVGDLFGDGKMFLPQVVKSARVMKKAVGYLKPYIEEENAAEDARREAAGEAPREDTDTPKVLLATVKGDVHDIGKNIVGVVLQCNGYEVVDLGVMVPAQKILEEARAHDVDIIGLSGLITPSLDEMVHVAKEMEREGFDVPLLIGGATTSEIHTAVKISEHYSGPVIHVLDASRSVNVAGNLLAENLRDAFLGDVKEKYEKLRERHARRSGKKTHLSIEEARANKFTCDWDEVPITRPAKLGTTVLPKVPISTLRDYIDWTPFFIAWDLSGSYPRILEDEEKGEEAKRLYDDANALLDELDARQQITCNGIFGLFAANSVGDDIELYTDDSRTEVATTFHSLRQQTEKASGHPNRALADYVAPKDSGIADYVGAFAVTAGLGLHPLVEKAKEDGDDYRAIMLQAVGDRLAEAFAEYMHERVRRDDWGYAPDEDFDNQELIREKYRGIRPAPGYPACPDHTEKPLIWDLLGVEKHTDISLTENLAMHPGASVCGVYFAHPEASYYNVGTLERDQIEDYAERKGMDVAVVERWLASRLAYEPETNVRDAVDLPTSGDGATAQPETPGA; encoded by the coding sequence ATGGCTGATTTGCTGCAGACGCTACGCGACCTCTGCTCTCAACGAATTCTCCTCCTCGATGGCGCGATGGGCACGATGATCCAGCGCCATGACCTCACGGAAGAGGACTTCCGTGGCGATCGCTTCGCCGATGTGGACGGCGACCTGCAGGGCAACAACGACCTGCTGTCGATCACGCGACCGGACATCATCGGCGAGATTCACCGCGACTATCTTGCCGCCGGCTCCGACATCGTCGAGACCAATACGTTCAGCTCGACCTCGATCGCACAGGCGGACTACGACCTGTCGCACATCGCGTACGACCTGAACGTAGCAAGCGCACAGATCGCGCGAGAGGCGGCTGACGAGTTCTCGACCGAGGACAAGCCTCGCTTCGTCGCCGGCGCCATCGGGCCGACCAACAAAACGCTGTCCGTCTCGCCCGACGTCAACGATCCCGGCTACCGCGACGTCACGTTCGACGAAATCCACGACGCGTATCTCGAACAAGCGCGCGGCCTCGTCGATGGCGGCGTGGACATTCTTCTCGTCGAAACGGTCTTTGATACGCTGAACTGCAAGGCGGCGCTGGTCGCTCTTCAGGACCTGTTCGACGAAATCGGACGTGAGTTGCCGGTGATGATCTCCGGCACGGTCGTCGACATGAGCGGCCGGACGCTCTCCGGGCAGACGCCGGCGGCCTTCTACGAGAGCGTGTCGCACATGTCGAGCCTGCTCAGCGTCGGGCTCAACTGCGCGCTGGGTTCGAAGCAGATGCGACCGTTTATCGAAGAGCTTTCCGACGCCGCCGAGTGCCTGACGAGCCTCTACCCGAACGCCGGACTCCCAAATGAATTCGGCGGCTACGACGAGACGCCCGACTTCATGGCGGAGCAGCTCGACGACTACGCCGGTGAGGGCTGGGTGAACATCGTCGGCGGCTGCTGTGGCACGACGCCGGATCACATCGAGGCCTTTGCAACGGTCGCAGCCAATCACACGCCGCGTACACCCTCCGAGCGGACGCCAACCCTGCGCGTCAGCGGACTCGAGCCGCTGTCTCTCACGCCCGAGCTCGGGTTCGTTAATATCGGAGAGCGGACGAACGTGACGGGCTCTCGGCGCTTCCGCGAGCTCATCAAGAACAACGACTACGAGACCGCGATCAGCGTGGCGCGCCAGCAGGTCGAGAACGGCGCGCAGATGATCGATGTCAACATGGACGAGGGGATGCTCGACTCCGCCGACGCCATGAAGACGTTCCTGCAGCTCATTGCCGCCGAGCCCGACATCGCGCGTGTTCCGATCGTCCTCGACTCCTCGAAGTGGGAGGTGATCGAGACCGGCCTGAAGTGCGTCCAGGGTAAGGCCGTCGTGAACTCCATCTCGATGAAGGAGGGCGAAGAGGAATTCCTCGAACACGCGCGCCTATGCCGGAAGTACGGCGCGGCCGTGATCGTGATGGCCTTCGACGAAGACGGACAGGCCGACACGTACGAACGCAAGATCGAGATCTGCGAGCGAGCCTACCGCCTCCTCGTGGACGAGATCGACTTTCCGCCGCAGGACATCATCTTCGACCCCAACATCTTCGCTCTCGCCACGGGGATTCAAGAGCACAACGAGTACGGTACGTCCTTCCTCGACGCCGTCGAGTGGATCAAGGAAAACCTTCCCCACGCACGAACATCGGGCGGCCTCTCGAACGTTAGCTTCTCCTTCCGCGGTAACAACCCGGTGCGGGAGGCGATGCATACCATCTTCCTGTACCACGCCATCCAGCGCGGCCTGGACATGGCGATCGTCAACGCCGGCCAGATTGAGGTCTACGACGAGATCGACCCTGAACTGCGCGACCGGATCGAGGATGTCGTCTTCAACCGTCGCGACGACGCCACCGAGCGGCTTGTGGAGATGGCGGAGGAGATCGCTGAGCGCGACACCGGCAAAGAAGCCGAGCAGGAGACGGCCGCGTGGCGCGAAGAGCCCGTCGAAGACCGCATCGAGCACGCGCTGGTGAAGGGCATTCTCGACCATATCATTGAGGACACAGAGGAAGCGCGAGACAAGTATCCGTCTCCGCTCGAAGTCATCGAAGGCCCGCTGATGGATGGAATGAACGTCGTTGGCGACCTCTTCGGCGACGGCAAGATGTTTCTCCCACAGGTGGTGAAGAGCGCCCGTGTCATGAAAAAGGCGGTCGGCTATCTGAAGCCCTACATCGAGGAAGAGAACGCGGCCGAAGACGCCAGACGCGAGGCTGCTGGAGAAGCGCCGCGCGAGGACACCGACACCCCGAAGGTTCTCCTCGCAACCGTCAAGGGCGATGTCCACGACATCGGCAAGAACATCGTCGGCGTCGTGCTTCAGTGCAACGGCTACGAGGTCGTCGATCTCGGCGTCATGGTACCCGCGCAGAAGATTCTGGAGGAGGCCCGCGCGCACGATGTGGACATTATTGGCCTCTCGGGTCTGATCACGCCGAGCCTCGACGAGATGGTGCACGTCGCGAAGGAGATGGAGCGGGAAGGATTCGACGTGCCGCTGCTCATCGGTGGCGCGACGACGTCCGAAATCCACACCGCCGTGAAGATCTCCGAGCACTACAGCGGTCCGGTCATCCACGTGCTCGACGCCTCCCGAAGCGTCAATGTGGCCGGTAACCTGCTCGCGGAAAACCTGCGCGACGCGTTCCTCGGCGACGTCAAGGAAAAGTATGAGAAGCTCCGCGAGCGCCACGCCCGGCGTAGCGGCAAGAAAACGCACCTCTCGATCGAGGAGGCTCGGGCCAACAAGTTCACGTGCGACTGGGACGAAGTGCCAATTACACGACCCGCGAAGCTCGGGACCACGGTTCTGCCGAAGGTGCCGATTTCCACGCTGCGCGACTACATCGACTGGACCCCGTTCTTCATTGCCTGGGACCTCAGCGGATCGTACCCGCGCATTCTCGAGGATGAGGAAAAGGGGGAGGAAGCCAAGCGTTTATACGATGACGCCAACGCACTTCTCGACGAACTCGACGCCCGCCAGCAGATCACCTGCAACGGCATCTTCGGGCTCTTTGCCGCGAACAGCGTCGGCGACGACATCGAGCTTTACACCGACGATTCCCGCACGGAGGTAGCCACGACGTTCCACTCGCTCCGTCAACAGACAGAGAAAGCGTCGGGGCACCCGAACCGTGCGCTCGCCGACTACGTCGCACCGAAGGACAGCGGCATCGCAGACTATGTCGGGGCCTTCGCCGTCACGGCCGGCCTCGGACTGCATCCCCTCGTCGAGAAGGCCAAGGAAGACGGCGACGACTATCGCGCGATCATGCTGCAGGCCGTGGGCGACCGTCTCGCGGAAGCCTTCGCGGAGTACATGCACGAACGCGTCCGCCGCGACGACTGGGGCTACGCACCGGACGAGGACTTCGACAACCAGGAGCTCATCCGGGAAAAATACCGCGGCATCCGTCCCGCACCTGGCTATCCGGCCTGCCCGGACCACACCGAGAAGCCGCTCATCTGGGACCTCCTGGGCGTGGAGAAGCACACCGACATCTCCCTGACCGAGAACCTGGCGATGCACCCGGGCGCGTCGGTCTGCGGCGTCTACTTCGCCCATCCGGAGGCGAGCTACTACAACGTCGGCACGCTGGAGCGCGACCAGATCGAGGACTACGCCGAGCGCAAGGGCATGGACGTGGCCGTCGTGGAGCGCTGGTTGGCCTCTCGCCTCGCCTACGAACCGGAAACCAATGTTCGCGATGCCGTCGACCTGCCGACGTCCGGCGATGGTGCAACCGCCCAACCGGAAACGCCGGGGGCGTAG
- a CDS encoding SulP family inorganic anion transporter — protein MTNRIKAWIRYLTDSSSWVRRYDLDDMRADAIAGVTVGVMLIPQGMAYAVIAGLPPIYGLYAALVPTLAYPLLASSRQLAMGPTAIDMLIVAAGVAPLAATGSDEYVVLAILLAAMVGLIQIGMGAAKLGFVANLLSRPVITGLTTAAALIIGFSQLGNLLGIDLAKSQYVHRLLIDASQHLGEVHVLSLGIGLGCIVLLILLPRIQPMIPEALVVVIVATALSFALGFERDGVEVIGSIPTGLPELDIPSLSPSDWRGLFPAALTLALVQFMKNISLGRVFARRHRYTIDANQELLAMGTSNLLGSFAQGIPASGSFSRSAVNDQAGARTPAANIFAAIIIALTLLFLTGLFYFLPVPVLAAIIMVAGFGLIDLREVRELFEARRRDGYIALFTATCTLVIGIQEGILLGIGASVIMVLYRISRPNVAELGHVPGTRLFRDIERFDTAQRIKDVMVLRVDAAFSFANAEYFKDFILEKSEREGRRIRAVIVDGTSINDLDTTAVEALEVTIETLEAKDIELHLTGLIGPVREVVRRSGLHSIVGERHFHMEPHEAVVDILRRWDDERYDEDDERIERYYETLDEEKKTSTPAAS, from the coding sequence ATGACGAACCGGATCAAGGCCTGGATCCGCTACCTTACGGACAGCTCCTCGTGGGTACGCCGCTACGACCTCGACGACATGCGGGCCGACGCCATCGCCGGGGTGACCGTCGGCGTGATGCTGATCCCTCAGGGAATGGCGTACGCCGTCATCGCGGGGCTCCCCCCAATCTACGGGCTCTACGCTGCGCTCGTCCCGACGCTTGCCTACCCGCTGCTGGCATCCTCGCGGCAGCTGGCGATGGGACCGACAGCAATTGACATGCTCATCGTGGCGGCCGGGGTGGCCCCCCTCGCCGCCACCGGAAGCGATGAATACGTTGTTCTCGCGATCTTGCTGGCCGCCATGGTTGGTCTGATCCAGATCGGCATGGGAGCCGCCAAGCTGGGCTTTGTCGCCAACCTGCTGTCTCGCCCCGTGATCACGGGGCTGACAACCGCTGCCGCGCTGATTATTGGGTTCAGTCAACTCGGCAACCTGCTCGGCATTGACCTCGCGAAGTCGCAGTACGTCCACCGCCTCCTCATTGACGCAAGCCAGCACCTGGGCGAAGTCCACGTCCTTTCGCTCGGCATCGGGCTGGGCTGCATCGTGCTTCTCATTCTCCTCCCGCGCATTCAGCCGATGATTCCCGAGGCCCTCGTCGTCGTGATCGTCGCGACGGCACTAAGCTTCGCTCTGGGCTTCGAGCGCGACGGTGTCGAGGTTATCGGATCCATCCCAACCGGTCTTCCGGAGCTGGACATCCCGAGTCTCTCACCGTCGGACTGGCGCGGGCTATTTCCCGCCGCGCTGACGCTCGCCCTCGTGCAGTTCATGAAGAATATCTCCCTCGGGCGCGTCTTTGCGCGGCGACACCGGTACACGATCGACGCCAACCAGGAGCTCCTGGCGATGGGGACGTCGAACCTCTTGGGGAGCTTCGCGCAGGGCATTCCGGCATCCGGCAGCTTCTCGCGATCCGCCGTCAACGATCAGGCCGGTGCCCGCACCCCGGCAGCCAACATTTTCGCGGCCATCATCATCGCGCTCACGCTACTCTTCCTCACGGGCCTCTTCTACTTTTTACCCGTTCCGGTCCTCGCTGCGATCATCATGGTTGCCGGATTCGGATTGATTGACCTACGCGAAGTCCGTGAGCTCTTCGAGGCCCGGCGTCGCGACGGGTACATTGCGCTGTTTACGGCTACCTGCACACTCGTCATCGGCATCCAGGAAGGCATCCTCCTCGGCATCGGCGCCTCGGTGATTATGGTGCTGTACCGGATCAGCCGTCCAAACGTCGCCGAACTCGGACACGTACCGGGAACGCGTCTCTTCCGCGACATCGAGCGATTCGATACCGCCCAGCGTATCAAGGACGTCATGGTCCTGCGCGTCGACGCGGCCTTCTCCTTCGCCAATGCCGAATACTTCAAGGACTTCATTCTCGAAAAGAGCGAGCGAGAGGGCCGTCGGATCCGAGCCGTGATCGTCGATGGAACGAGCATTAACGATCTCGACACCACGGCCGTCGAAGCATTAGAGGTGACAATCGAAACGCTCGAAGCAAAGGATATTGAGCTTCACCTGACGGGTCTCATCGGTCCCGTCCGCGAAGTCGTCCGACGCTCTGGCCTGCACTCGATCGTCGGCGAACGCCACTTTCACATGGAACCGCACGAAGCCGTCGTGGACATTCTACGTCGATGGGACGATGAGCGATACGATGAGGACGACGAGCGCATCGAACGCTACTATGAGACGCTAGATGAGGAGAAAAAGACGTCGACACCGGCCGCTTCCTGA
- a CDS encoding WD40 repeat domain-containing protein → MTLIRTLSLFLALSLLPLAQVWAQSHSDVTVSEEEIEERVRSAPRGNAANNIAHFSPDGSRITTMTPGGTFAIRDLETKDILQSFPGQSRYTYEATWSPDGSMLASSSVDGTVHLWDVDSGQRVAVLDQFSNGSPTMGGGITEARFSPDGRYLAVLQRYTPGRVAVWDMQEEAEVMRVERSGKVYGMAWGEEGQQIYTAEEDGAMYSWSFPAGKEVDRWKVQDDYLFDIDVAGSRIVVGGRSGVLHVLNIDDGRIIQRLRQGSFVNRAAIVPNSPFVAGVSSDGMLKVWNSDTGALHFQRFAHNANAYSVTVSPDHRTLATVGQDRYVRLWDVETGALLGTIGGTETR, encoded by the coding sequence ATGACGCTTATCCGCACGCTCAGCCTGTTTCTTGCCCTGTCTCTTCTCCCGCTCGCGCAGGTATGGGCGCAGTCGCACAGCGACGTAACCGTCAGCGAAGAGGAAATTGAGGAGCGGGTCCGGTCGGCGCCGCGAGGCAACGCCGCCAACAACATCGCCCACTTCTCACCGGACGGCTCCCGGATTACGACAATGACTCCGGGCGGCACCTTCGCCATCCGGGATCTGGAGACAAAAGACATCCTTCAGTCATTTCCGGGACAGTCACGCTACACGTACGAGGCCACGTGGTCCCCCGACGGATCCATGCTCGCGAGTTCCTCGGTCGACGGAACGGTGCACCTCTGGGACGTCGATTCAGGCCAGCGCGTCGCGGTTCTGGATCAGTTTTCGAATGGGTCGCCCACGATGGGCGGTGGCATCACGGAGGCGCGATTCTCACCAGACGGACGGTACCTCGCCGTCTTGCAACGCTACACGCCGGGCCGAGTCGCCGTCTGGGACATGCAAGAAGAAGCAGAAGTGATGCGTGTTGAGCGCTCAGGAAAAGTGTACGGAATGGCCTGGGGCGAGGAGGGGCAGCAGATTTATACGGCGGAGGAAGACGGAGCAATGTATTCGTGGTCGTTTCCCGCGGGCAAAGAGGTCGACCGATGGAAAGTGCAGGATGACTACCTTTTCGACATTGATGTCGCGGGGTCGCGGATCGTGGTTGGAGGTCGGAGCGGTGTGCTACACGTTCTCAACATCGACGACGGACGCATCATCCAGCGTCTTCGTCAGGGATCATTCGTGAACCGCGCGGCCATCGTCCCAAATTCCCCATTCGTGGCGGGCGTGAGCTCCGACGGTATGCTCAAGGTATGGAATAGCGATACCGGTGCCCTCCACTTTCAGCGCTTCGCCCACAACGCGAACGCATACTCGGTCACCGTGTCGCCCGACCATAGAACGCTCGCCACCGTCGGGCAGGATCGCTACGTTCGGCTCTGGGATGTGGAAACGGGCGCCCTTCTCGGCACAATTGGAGGCACGGAGACGAGGTAG